One genomic segment of Paenibacillus antri includes these proteins:
- a CDS encoding flagellin: MTVSFGSILQAVYNYSRLQSANDRLTVQLSTGKRITSPKDDPYLYRRIHALEVESARYETYLNMIDEGTAVVSHVHDAVGLQLETLENMRDIANKVSAGGLSPSERSALNEQYEELTEQLTRIAEGTGFGGKTYLDGTYSAAGSGFRIATGPGGEYYELTLPNTTAGDDGLDLADTSVSSTGNANAAVGRLEDAIETLTGLRERLGTGEFILESRAGLMESKQRELDLLVEKYQAVDPLRLAAELDRNKTLQQYTLAAIGASLDSRQRLVDYLFPR; this comes from the coding sequence GTGACGGTTTCGTTCGGATCCATCCTGCAAGCAGTATACAACTATAGTCGGCTGCAATCCGCCAACGATCGCCTGACGGTGCAGCTCTCCACGGGGAAACGCATTACCTCGCCCAAAGACGATCCCTATCTCTATCGACGGATTCACGCCTTAGAAGTAGAAAGCGCCCGATACGAGACTTATTTGAATATGATCGACGAAGGGACGGCGGTCGTCTCCCATGTGCATGACGCGGTCGGACTGCAGCTCGAGACGCTCGAGAACATGAGGGACATCGCGAACAAGGTTTCCGCGGGAGGCCTCAGCCCGAGCGAGCGCAGCGCGCTGAACGAGCAATACGAGGAGCTGACGGAGCAGCTGACGAGAATCGCGGAGGGGACCGGCTTCGGCGGGAAGACGTATTTGGACGGTACGTATTCGGCCGCCGGATCCGGCTTCCGCATCGCCACGGGTCCGGGAGGGGAGTATTACGAGCTGACGCTGCCGAATACGACCGCGGGAGACGACGGGCTCGATCTCGCGGATACGTCCGTGTCGTCGACGGGCAACGCGAATGCGGCGGTCGGGAGGCTGGAGGACGCGATCGAGACGTTGACCGGGCTGCGGGAGCGGCTAGGGACCGGCGAGTTTATTTTGGAGTCGCGCGCCGGCTTGATGGAAAGCAAGCAACGGGAGCTCGACTTGCTGGTCGAGAAGTATCAGGCGGTCGACCCTTTGCGGCTCGCCGCGGAGCTTGACCGGAACAAGACGCTGCAGCAGTACACGCTCGCGGCGATCGGCGCGTCGCTCGATTCGCGGCAGCGTTTGGTGGATTACTTGTTCCCGAGATAA
- a CDS encoding cation diffusion facilitator family transporter — translation MIEKDYHHISHRKEQTKTKKTLWITLILTFAFTIVEVIGGLLSNSLALLSDSAHMISDVAALGLSMAAIYMATRKPNGKYTFGYVRFETIASFLNGLALVVIAGGIFVQGVLRAVRPEPIDLGLMLGIASIGLVVNIVLTTVLSRSMKEEKNLNVQSALWHFIGDLLSSVGVIVSAVLIYFTGVTLFDPLVSMAIGGIIAAGGWRIVKESYRVLMDTVPDHLDLEAIRKDILAVEGVRNVHDMHVWTIATDQYSLTAHVFVQQDIQPMCVTLAVSEMLTAKHGIAHSTIQIEHPLLHDHGEFGKQHLKVVS, via the coding sequence ATGATCGAAAAGGACTACCACCATATCAGCCACCGCAAGGAGCAAACGAAAACGAAGAAGACGCTCTGGATCACGCTGATTCTGACGTTCGCGTTTACGATCGTAGAGGTGATCGGCGGTCTTCTCTCCAATTCGCTCGCCCTGCTCTCCGATTCGGCGCATATGATTTCCGACGTGGCGGCGCTCGGCCTCAGCATGGCGGCGATCTATATGGCGACGCGGAAGCCCAACGGCAAGTACACGTTCGGCTACGTCCGCTTCGAGACGATCGCGTCGTTCTTGAACGGACTGGCGTTGGTCGTGATCGCCGGCGGCATTTTCGTGCAGGGGGTACTGCGCGCCGTTCGTCCGGAGCCGATCGATCTCGGCTTGATGCTCGGCATCGCCTCCATCGGCCTCGTCGTCAACATCGTGCTGACGACCGTGCTCAGCCGCAGCATGAAGGAAGAGAAGAACTTGAACGTGCAGAGCGCGCTGTGGCATTTCATCGGCGACCTGCTCAGCTCCGTCGGCGTCATCGTGTCGGCCGTGCTCATCTACTTCACCGGCGTCACGTTGTTCGACCCGCTCGTCAGCATGGCGATCGGCGGCATCATCGCGGCCGGCGGCTGGCGCATCGTGAAGGAGTCGTACCGCGTTCTGATGGATACGGTGCCGGATCATCTCGATCTGGAGGCGATCCGCAAGGACATTCTCGCGGTCGAAGGCGTCCGGAACGTGCACGACATGCACGTATGGACGATCGCGACGGATCAGTATTCGCTGACCGCCCACGTGTTCGTGCAGCAGGACATTCAGCCGATGTGCGTCACGCTCGCGGTGAGCGAGATGCTGACCGCGAAGCATGGCATCGCCCACTCGACGATCCAGATCGAGCATCCGCTGCTGCATGATCACGGTGAGTTCGGCAAGCAGCACTTGAAGGTCGTCTCGTAA
- a CDS encoding ketopantoate reductase family protein has protein sequence MNIDIVGGGSLGLLLAGKAARVAGVRVRLIARTSAQAEGIARDGVSVLETSGVERRSRLSCASFDAAVSEPVEADWLWFATKQTHWSEALLAYAAGAAKAGARLLLFQNGVGHAERLAGAGAPPESVFVAVTTEGARKTAADAVAHTGAGTTAIGSAGAAASEAAAADLTGQALPARDVLRAAGFDADVVPDIERYVRRKLLTNSVINPLTAVLRATNGELAASPHYRSVMRALFDEAYAALTTAADAADPEAEWRQVLRVCELTAGNHSSMLQDVLGGRETEIEAITGAVLRSAAAKGLAAPTNAAMYAMVRGLSSAKVDADSHSRDS, from the coding sequence ATGAACATCGATATCGTCGGCGGCGGCTCGCTGGGCTTGCTGCTGGCGGGCAAAGCGGCGCGCGTGGCGGGCGTAAGGGTCCGGCTGATCGCGCGGACGTCGGCGCAGGCCGAGGGCATCGCGCGGGACGGCGTATCCGTGCTAGAGACGAGCGGCGTCGAGCGCCGGTCGCGCCTATCGTGCGCTTCCTTCGACGCGGCGGTCTCGGAGCCCGTCGAAGCGGACTGGCTCTGGTTCGCGACGAAGCAGACGCACTGGAGCGAGGCGCTGCTGGCTTATGCCGCGGGCGCGGCGAAGGCCGGGGCGCGGCTGCTGCTGTTCCAGAACGGCGTCGGGCACGCCGAGCGGCTCGCGGGGGCCGGTGCGCCGCCGGAAAGCGTCTTCGTCGCGGTGACGACCGAAGGCGCGAGGAAGACGGCGGCGGACGCGGTCGCCCACACCGGCGCGGGGACGACGGCGATCGGAAGCGCAGGCGCGGCGGCTTCGGAGGCCGCGGCCGCGGACTTGACCGGGCAGGCGCTGCCGGCGCGCGACGTCCTCCGGGCGGCGGGCTTCGACGCGGACGTCGTACCCGACATCGAACGGTACGTCAGGCGGAAGCTGCTGACGAACAGCGTCATCAATCCGTTGACCGCGGTCCTTCGCGCGACGAACGGCGAGCTGGCGGCGTCCCCGCATTACCGCTCGGTCATGCGGGCGCTGTTCGACGAGGCGTACGCGGCGCTTACGACTGCGGCGGACGCGGCGGACCCGGAGGCCGAGTGGCGTCAAGTGCTTCGCGTGTGCGAGCTTACGGCGGGCAACCACTCGTCGATGCTGCAGGACGTGCTCGGCGGCCGGGAAACCGAGATCGAAGCGATCACGGGCGCGGTGCTCCGGTCGGCGGCCGCCAAGGGGCTCGCGGCGCCGACGAATGCGGCGATGTACGCGATGGTGCGCGGGTTGTCCTCGGCAAAGGTTGACGCTGATTCTCACTCCCGGGATTCATAG
- a CDS encoding arginase, which translates to MEQKKISVIHAPFGLGSSRSGTELGPESMRVAGLLRQIKALGYDVTGEFTVETPGAGAASTSKMKHEAAVRGMSSRVADLVTDAARGGGFPLVLGGDQSVSIGAFAGLTRHYANLGAICFTAYGGLLTEASSPTGDANGMPLAIALGKAGFRLSDVAEGAKLLSKDKLVLISVRHLEPEERDIIRSEGIAFFSMYDIDKHGIEKVIAQAMDIAGDGTDGVHLSISADSLDPLEAPGVGFPIPGGLSYREAHFACELLAETGRITSMDVAEVNPSQDDNRRTARLAVGLVMSALGKRII; encoded by the coding sequence ATGGAGCAGAAAAAAATAAGCGTCATTCACGCGCCGTTCGGGCTCGGCTCGAGCCGGTCGGGGACGGAGCTCGGACCGGAGAGCATGCGCGTCGCCGGGCTTCTGCGGCAAATCAAAGCGCTCGGGTACGACGTGACGGGCGAGTTCACCGTCGAGACGCCAGGGGCAGGTGCGGCGTCGACGTCGAAGATGAAGCATGAGGCGGCCGTTCGCGGCATGTCGAGCCGGGTTGCGGATCTCGTGACGGACGCCGCGCGAGGGGGCGGCTTCCCGCTCGTTCTCGGCGGCGACCAGAGCGTCTCGATCGGCGCTTTCGCCGGACTGACGCGGCACTACGCGAACCTGGGCGCGATCTGCTTTACGGCGTACGGCGGCTTGCTTACCGAAGCTTCCTCCCCGACCGGCGACGCGAACGGCATGCCGCTCGCGATCGCACTCGGCAAGGCGGGATTCCGGCTGTCCGACGTCGCGGAAGGGGCCAAGCTTCTGAGCAAGGACAAGCTCGTGCTGATCAGCGTTCGGCATCTCGAGCCGGAGGAGCGGGATATAATCCGTTCCGAGGGCATCGCGTTCTTCTCGATGTACGATATCGACAAGCACGGGATCGAAAAGGTGATCGCCCAAGCGATGGACATCGCGGGCGACGGCACGGACGGCGTCCATCTCAGCATCTCGGCCGACAGCCTCGACCCGCTCGAGGCGCCCGGCGTCGGCTTCCCGATCCCCGGGGGATTGTCGTATCGGGAGGCGCATTTCGCCTGCGAGCTGCTGGCGGAAACCGGCCGCATCACGTCGATGGACGTCGCCGAAGTGAACCCGTCGCAGGACGACAACCGCCGTACGGCGCGGCTCGCGGTCGGGCTCGTCATGTCGGCGCTAGGCAAGCGCATTATTTAG
- a CDS encoding phytanoyl-CoA dioxygenase family protein, translated as MNEENSKFEEALAALGAFDDLLTEEEKASIDERGFVVFPGVLSEAALAKLRDKYEELMEREGANAGMEVHQEQGTRRLADLVNKGSVFDTVYVHPKVLAAARRVIGRPFQLSSLNARDAVPGEGLQALHADWGPRRADEPFHVCNSIWLIDDFTADNGATRIVPGTHKLGGSPSDYMADPRDPHPDEVALVAPAGTVCVFNSHVWHGGTTNRTNRTRRAMHSYYTARELPQQLRQAEYIRKQTYDRISPAARYILNV; from the coding sequence GTGAATGAGGAGAATAGCAAGTTTGAAGAGGCGCTGGCGGCTTTGGGCGCGTTCGACGACCTCTTGACCGAAGAGGAGAAGGCGTCGATCGACGAGCGGGGGTTCGTCGTGTTTCCGGGCGTGCTGTCGGAAGCGGCGCTGGCCAAGCTGAGAGACAAGTACGAGGAATTGATGGAGCGGGAAGGCGCGAACGCGGGCATGGAGGTCCATCAGGAACAGGGGACGCGCCGACTGGCGGATCTGGTCAACAAGGGGTCCGTCTTCGATACGGTGTACGTGCATCCTAAAGTGCTCGCCGCCGCGCGTCGGGTGATCGGCCGTCCGTTCCAGCTGTCGTCTCTGAACGCGCGCGACGCGGTTCCCGGCGAAGGGCTGCAGGCGCTGCACGCGGATTGGGGGCCGAGGCGGGCGGACGAACCGTTCCATGTGTGCAACTCCATCTGGCTTATCGACGACTTCACGGCGGACAACGGCGCGACGCGCATCGTGCCCGGGACGCATAAGCTCGGCGGTTCGCCTTCCGATTATATGGCCGATCCGAGGGATCCCCATCCGGACGAAGTCGCGCTCGTCGCGCCGGCGGGCACGGTGTGCGTGTTCAATTCGCACGTATGGCACGGCGGCACGACGAACCGGACGAATCGGACGCGGCGCGCCATGCATTCGTATTACACGGCCCGGGAGCTGCCGCAGCAGCTCCGTCAAGCCGAATACATCCGCAAGCAGACGTACGACAGAATTTCGCCCGCGGCGAGGTATATCCTGAACGTGTAA
- a CDS encoding helix-turn-helix transcriptional regulator — MSTLIAEAPTCLYAAEVRKRIGEPSVYPLHRHEDHGELLLIIEGEARYVVDRSPFVARQGDLVFFPPGVWHQEASEPSAPFRFYYLGHQGLRVAGLAPDRFDEPGKPCLLPTRDRFPAMKAAFERLIEEFGDAAPEYQEAVDALLRLLVVDVLRLLRYPDRAAGRPAPDRTARLAALFMNDRYSLPLTLDDIASAVHLSPFHLSRLFRRETGLSPIQYLIRCRIEAAKRLLLTTDDSVDKIAASVGYESPTAFHRQFKRATGASPGKYRKDLLTFNNQV; from the coding sequence ATGTCTACTTTGATCGCGGAAGCTCCTACTTGTCTTTATGCCGCCGAGGTTCGCAAACGGATCGGAGAACCGTCCGTTTACCCGCTGCACCGCCATGAAGATCACGGCGAGCTGCTCCTAATCATAGAAGGGGAGGCCCGCTACGTCGTCGATCGATCGCCCTTCGTCGCGAGGCAGGGCGATCTCGTCTTTTTCCCGCCCGGCGTATGGCATCAGGAAGCGTCCGAGCCCTCGGCGCCGTTCCGGTTTTATTACCTCGGGCATCAAGGACTGCGCGTCGCGGGGCTCGCGCCCGACCGGTTCGACGAGCCGGGGAAGCCGTGCCTACTCCCGACCCGGGACCGGTTCCCGGCGATGAAGGCCGCCTTCGAGCGGCTGATCGAAGAGTTCGGCGACGCCGCGCCCGAATACCAAGAAGCGGTCGACGCCTTGCTTCGGCTGCTCGTCGTGGACGTGCTGCGATTGCTCCGCTACCCAGACAGAGCCGCCGGACGTCCCGCCCCCGACCGGACGGCTCGCCTCGCGGCGCTGTTCATGAACGATCGCTACAGTCTGCCGCTGACGCTGGACGACATCGCGTCCGCCGTGCATCTGAGCCCGTTCCATCTGTCGCGGCTGTTTCGACGGGAGACGGGGCTGTCCCCGATCCAGTATTTGATCCGATGCCGCATCGAAGCGGCCAAGCGGCTGCTGCTCACGACCGACGACAGCGTCGACAAGATCGCCGCGTCGGTCGGCTACGAAAGTCCGACGGCGTTCCATCGCCAGTTCAAGCGGGCGACCGGGGCGAGTCCCGGGAAGTATCGGAAGGATTTACTTACTTTTAATAACCAAGTATAA
- a CDS encoding DsbA family oxidoreductase: MKVEIWSDFVCPFCYIGKRRFEEALASLPFRDDVEVVYRSFELDPRMEKGVAYNVHEALAKKYGMSLEQARQSNAGLAAQAKQVGLDYNYDEWKFTNTFDAHRLAHFAASEGKAHEMTERLLHAYFTEAKHLGDRETLADLAADVGLNREAALEALASDAFADAVRADESDGSALGIRGVPFFVIDRKYGISGAQPTATFVGALQQAWDESRPSLTVLGGDAANGGEACADGACAVPNAKE, encoded by the coding sequence ATGAAAGTGGAAATTTGGTCGGACTTCGTGTGTCCGTTTTGTTATATCGGCAAGCGGAGGTTCGAGGAAGCGCTCGCGTCGCTGCCGTTCCGGGACGACGTCGAAGTCGTCTACCGCAGCTTCGAGCTCGATCCGCGGATGGAGAAGGGCGTCGCATACAACGTACATGAGGCTTTGGCGAAAAAGTACGGCATGAGCCTCGAGCAAGCGAGGCAGTCGAACGCCGGCTTGGCCGCGCAAGCGAAGCAAGTGGGTCTCGACTACAACTATGACGAGTGGAAATTCACGAACACGTTCGACGCGCATCGGCTGGCGCACTTCGCCGCGTCGGAAGGCAAAGCCCACGAGATGACCGAGCGGCTGCTGCACGCATACTTCACCGAGGCGAAGCATCTCGGCGACCGGGAGACGCTGGCGGATCTCGCGGCGGACGTCGGGCTGAACCGCGAAGCGGCGCTTGAGGCGCTCGCGAGCGACGCGTTCGCGGACGCGGTGCGCGCCGACGAGAGCGACGGCTCCGCCCTCGGCATTCGCGGCGTGCCGTTCTTCGTCATCGACCGCAAGTACGGCATCTCCGGCGCCCAGCCGACGGCGACGTTCGTCGGCGCGCTGCAGCAGGCTTGGGACGAGAGCCGGCCGTCGCTCACCGTGCTCGGCGGCGATGCCGCGAACGGCGGCGAAGCGTGCGCCGACGGCGCATGCGCCGTGCCGAACGCGAAGGAGTAA
- a CDS encoding endonuclease/exonuclease/phosphatase family protein, translating to MTIELRVMSFNLRYNNAGDGANAWPHRIEKVVRTIRRYDPLLIGTQEGLIGMLTDLDKRLPEYGRLGMGRLGGTEGEFNAIFYKKSELAVIDFGQFWLSDAPEVPASVGWDADLPRVCTSGRFRHRATGRELYFFNTHLDHRGREARVQGSRLVGRRIDEARAEEELPLILTGDFNCHPSHEPVRYLRGEAEERMATRLADAYGALPDGRAGLTAHDFRGGAEGEPIDYIFVTEECVVRSVEVVRDVVDGGYPSDHYPIVASLRIR from the coding sequence ATGACGATCGAGCTGCGCGTGATGTCTTTCAATTTGCGTTACAACAACGCCGGGGACGGGGCGAACGCCTGGCCGCACCGGATCGAGAAGGTCGTTCGCACGATACGCCGGTACGATCCGCTGCTGATCGGCACGCAGGAAGGGCTGATCGGGATGCTGACCGACCTCGACAAGCGTCTGCCCGAATACGGGCGCCTCGGGATGGGACGGCTGGGCGGGACGGAGGGCGAGTTTAACGCGATATTCTACAAGAAAAGCGAGCTCGCCGTAATCGACTTCGGCCAATTCTGGTTGTCCGACGCGCCGGAGGTTCCCGCCTCGGTCGGTTGGGACGCCGATCTGCCGCGCGTCTGCACGAGCGGCAGATTCCGCCACCGCGCGACGGGACGGGAATTGTATTTCTTCAACACGCACCTCGATCATCGAGGGCGGGAGGCGCGCGTTCAGGGCAGCCGTCTCGTCGGCAGGCGCATCGACGAGGCGCGCGCGGAAGAGGAGCTGCCGCTGATCTTGACGGGCGACTTCAACTGCCATCCGTCGCATGAGCCGGTGCGTTACTTGCGCGGAGAAGCCGAGGAGCGGATGGCGACGCGACTCGCCGATGCTTACGGCGCGCTTCCCGACGGACGCGCCGGCTTGACGGCGCACGACTTCCGAGGCGGGGCGGAAGGGGAGCCGATCGACTACATTTTCGTAACGGAGGAGTGCGTCGTAAGGTCTGTCGAGGTGGTCCGCGACGTCGTGGACGGCGGGTATCCGTCGGACCATTACCCGATCGTCGCTTCGCTTCGGATTCGGTAG
- a CDS encoding CehA/McbA family metallohydrolase, with protein MEQVFERYIAREEQSAYIEIPFRMPEGVEAVTVSYAVKAEGEGKATIDLGLRDETRVRGWSGGARKQFTVGLEKATPGYLAGQLNAGDWAVLHNAYEVPAQGCTVTVAIRFDLAAPRWLKGDLHMHSDHSDGTYTLEDNARIMEELGCDFLAMTDHNATSQNAAYPRRTDVVMIPGMEFTTNFGHSNFLGVPDPLDDFRVSSMDDVRRRIRTGRERGAKIVLNHPHCTHCPWLWDFDVDFDWVEIWNGPWRSANLDTLNWWHEQLVSGRRLTAVGGSDTHRPHPYIRHAWPTTWVYSDTKTVSGILSGIDRGGVVLTYAPEGPFVALQAGRYGIGAVVPRGAADEVRLEAAALRAGDVLKLIGNQGTVSELTIEADGPFAMTHRLAAGDTFYRAEVWRHFAEVDETLLAAVTNAIYFEDIS; from the coding sequence ATGGAACAAGTCTTCGAGCGTTATATCGCGCGCGAGGAGCAAAGCGCCTATATCGAAATCCCGTTCCGGATGCCCGAGGGGGTCGAGGCGGTTACAGTAAGCTACGCGGTGAAGGCGGAGGGCGAAGGTAAAGCGACGATCGACTTGGGGCTCCGGGACGAGACGCGAGTTCGCGGCTGGAGCGGCGGCGCGCGCAAGCAGTTTACGGTCGGATTGGAGAAGGCGACCCCCGGTTATCTCGCGGGGCAGCTGAACGCGGGCGACTGGGCGGTGCTCCACAACGCGTACGAGGTGCCGGCCCAGGGCTGCACGGTAACGGTCGCGATCCGATTCGATCTGGCGGCCCCGAGATGGTTGAAGGGAGACTTGCACATGCACAGCGACCATAGCGACGGCACGTACACTTTGGAGGATAACGCGAGGATCATGGAAGAGCTGGGCTGCGACTTCCTGGCGATGACGGATCATAACGCGACGAGCCAGAACGCCGCGTATCCGCGTCGGACGGACGTCGTCATGATCCCGGGCATGGAGTTCACGACGAACTTCGGTCACAGCAACTTCTTAGGGGTACCGGATCCGCTCGACGACTTCCGCGTATCGAGCATGGACGACGTGCGCCGGCGCATCCGTACGGGCCGCGAGCGCGGCGCGAAGATCGTCTTGAACCATCCGCACTGCACCCATTGCCCGTGGCTGTGGGATTTCGACGTCGACTTCGACTGGGTCGAAATTTGGAACGGCCCGTGGCGGTCGGCGAATTTGGATACGCTCAACTGGTGGCATGAACAGTTGGTCTCCGGTCGGCGCCTGACCGCGGTCGGCGGCAGCGATACGCACCGTCCGCATCCGTACATCCGCCATGCCTGGCCGACGACGTGGGTGTACAGCGACACGAAGACGGTGTCCGGCATCTTGAGCGGGATCGATCGGGGCGGCGTCGTGCTGACCTATGCGCCGGAAGGCCCGTTCGTCGCGCTGCAAGCCGGTAGATACGGTATCGGCGCCGTCGTGCCGCGCGGGGCGGCCGACGAAGTTCGACTGGAGGCCGCGGCCTTGCGAGCGGGCGACGTCTTGAAGCTGATCGGCAATCAGGGAACGGTATCGGAGCTGACGATCGAAGCCGACGGACCGTTCGCAATGACGCACCGCTTGGCGGCGGGCGATACGTTCTACCGCGCTGAAGTATGGAGACATTTCGCGGAGGTCGACGAGACGCTGCTCGCGGCCGTCACGAACGCGATTTATTTCGAGGACATCTCGTAG